GCCCATCAACAGCGATGTTGTTGTAGCGAAGATGATTGACCCAAaccagtttttatttattgaaggtAAAGAGTCttaaagattaatttattagacCAATAGGGTCTTAATTCGCGTTTTTGCGATACAAGCCGTTAGTTTAATATGCAGCGGTTTAATTTaggcaatattataaatgttatagcGTTTAATCAAACTGTTTACTATATCATGCCTACACattaaagcaaaatatttataggtacATCACGGACTACGttctattacatttttatgctCGCATCAAATCAACTTAAGCAACCACTCCATAATTAATAAggcttttaaattacatttacggACTTCATTTTGTCACATTTTTATGCTCGCGTCAAATAAACTTATTCTAagccatttaaaattatcaaccATCGGTCTCGTTTGagtaataaaattctttaaaaactaggaaaaagtaaattacaatttactttaattataatatactagacCTAAAAAAGCTCTTCTAGTTCAATAacctttaaaaacatttctattaATGTTCTGGCTATTACTGGACTATGATTTATCTTCAAAAGTcatatacgtttttttttaattcacagCATACAAAATATCAGAAACATCACACGTTATTTTTTCGACCCGAGGGACGTGGCTCGCTTCCAAAATGAAATTGAgcgataattttaataattctttaataagTTATGGACATAATGATTCATATAACGCAGttgctaaaaatattaaactggGAGTTATAAAGTACTATACAGAGGAGAAGATATTGTCTCGCAGAAGACGTAATATGCAAAAACAACCTCTAACGATGGCTAATGTCATAACGGATAGCAATGAGACTAGAAAACATTTGGACGATAGACTGTAGGTATAACTTCTATACGAATTAGctctttaataaatcaatctgCAGTTAATGATAGTTACGGCACGCAAGTAGAGTTGTCACCTGGAAatctttaaagaaatatgagAATGATCAGATAGATACAACTATTTTGTATGAGATTATGGGTTGGAAAAACTAAACAATAGTTTGAGAgccatttttaaatagactctcatctttatttctttttgaaaTTTCGATTAGTTATTGAACCAAAATCCTCAATGTTTAACAATACAACACAGGCCCGTTTCTTATCCTCACccctcccagtccattccttctttcgtCAAAAATGCGGGCAGtgcattcacagaggcactacctccgcgaatgttcatgggcggttgtggttgcttaccatcaggcgaatcaccatcatcagctcagttgtccgctattAACCAAAAAGAACCTTGCTTAACTTTAGTTgctttttccttttttctgtcttatacctagtcttgccataaatattgtaataaagaaaaaagaaaattgttaactgcaaataacatttatNNNNNNNNNNNNNNNNNNNNNNNNNNNNNNNNNNNNNNNNNNNNNNNNNNNNNNNNNNNNNNNNNNNNNNNNNNNNNNNNNNNNNNNNNNNNNNNNNNNNNNNNNNNNNNNNNNNNNNNNNNNNNNNNNNNNNNNNNNNNNNNNNNNNNNNNNNNNNNNNNNNNNNNNNNNNNNNNNNNNNNNNNNNNNNNNNNNNNNNNNNNNNNNNNNNNNNNNNNNNNNNNNNNNNNNNNNNNNNNNNNNNNNNNNNNNNNNNNNNNNNNNNNNNNNNNNNNNNNNNNNNNNNNNNNNNNNNNNNNNNNNNNNNNNNNNNNNNNNNNNNNNNNNNNNNNNNNNNNNNNNNNNNNNNNNNNNNNNNNNNNNNNNNNNNNNNNNNNNNNNNNNNNNNNNNNNNNNNNNNNNNNNNNNNNNNNNNNNNNNNNNNNNNNNNNNNNNNNNNNNNNNNNNNNNNNNNNNNNNNNNNNNNNNNNNNNNNNNNNNNNNNNNNNNNNNNNNNNNNNNNNNNNNNNNNNNNNNNNNNNNNNNNNNNNNNNNNNNNNNNNNNNNNNNNNNNNNNNNNNNNNNNNNNNNNNNNNNNNNNNNNNNNNNNNNNNNNNNNNNNNNNNNNNNNNNNNNNNNNNNNNNNNNNNNNNNNNNNNNNNNNNNNNNNNNNNNNNNNNNNNNNNNNNNNNNNNNNNNNNNNNNNNNNNNNNNNNNNNNNNNNNNNNNNNNNNNNNNNNNNNNNNNNNNNNNNNNNNNNNNNNNNNNNNNNNNNNNNNNNNNNNNNNNNNNNNNNNNNNNNNNNNNNNNNNNNNNNNNNNNNNNNNNNNNNNNNNNNNNNNNNNNNNNNNNNNNNNNNNNNNNNNNNNNNNNNNNNNNNNNNNNNNNNNNNNNNNNNNNNNNNNNNNNNNNNNNNNNNNNNNNNNNNNNNNNNNNNNNNNNNNNNNNNNNNNNNNNNNNNNNNNNNNNNNNNNNNNNNNNNNNNNNNNNNNNNNNNNNNNNNNNNNNNNNNNNNNNNNNNaatgacagattcgaaattcaaatgtaatatttttttataattaagtgtaacagtatttatggccagactaagtatgtCCTAAGTACCTATGTGATACATGAGAATCCAAAAAAgagcaaaatattttaattatgctaGATATCTTCATCAAGACTCTATAACCAAGATGAGTTACATGGTCGTAAAGATATGCTTTGAAATGTTAAACGCAACGGAAAAACTACTGTTTACACACACTTGGGGTTATAAGGACAAGAACGGTAACTGGCAAGGAATTGTCGATCATCTCTTGAAGAAAGAAGCAGATCTAGGTGAgccattataattatgattagcTACCTATGACAGTGTTTGGACAGgtattgttactttttattctCATTTGTTTTACATTAGGAAacaatttgtacaaaatttaactCTTAGAAAACACGGTCATTAAGTGCTTGCTTCGCTTTGCCTATCCGTTTGGTAAATGATGCGTAGACAGATCAATGTTTCTCGTTcccgaaataaaaatatgcagttaacattttatatttttcatacaaggTTTTTCTGATATTTCAAAGATcatgttataaaacatactGCATATTATACTGTGATATACTCACACCTACAATAAACGCTTCATATCTTCAGGTACCCTCACAATTTTCACCCAAGAACGTATGAAGGTCATCGACTACATAGCCATGGTGGGGTCTACGGCTGTTCGTTTTGTATTCAGAGAACCTCCCCTAGCACTCCTGCAGAATATCTTCACCCTTCCATTCACTGGCGCGGTGTGGGTCGCGAtctttgtgtgtgttttgAGTTGTGCTCTCTTTTTGTATATCACTTCGAAGTGGGAAGCTACTGTTGGTATggtaagttttattgtatcCATTTACCttcatatgaaaaatattaagttaggCCTGTGAAAAGTCGCAATCAAAATACATAAGTTGAAAGAGAAGATGTCAATCATTAAGAGCATTTTATATTCGGTCTAcctctttaaaataatggCACAGAgtcgatattaaaatttgtcataTGTTTAATGTGGGAGATAAGCACGCTTCGCCAtaaattgggtcagctcgcactgTGGAAGTACCAGTGTTTCGGACGGTGTGTGAAGACCGGAGGCGCATGTACTGTTCgtcaccctttccagtccattccttcttttcagtcaTCAATCAGCGCATTCAAAGAGGCACTACCATTGCGAatgtggtgatcgcttactatcaggcgaaccaccagctcagttgcccgctatgacgaacaaaaatatcaatttttataaacttgtaatacttaaatatgCGTATTTAGCTGAATACGATTTTCGAAAATGTTGATGAAGTCTTTATTAGgtatacaattttttgatGATGTGTActcgtatattatgtataagttaCTTACTGTACCTATTTTTCAAGAATGAATTTGAACTGATTCTAGCATCCAATGCAGCTAAATGGTTCCTGGGCAGATGTTTTGATATTGATAATTGGAGCTGTCCTTCAACAGGGATGCACTTTAGAGCCAAGATATGCAGCAGGCTAGtactattattacaataaactaTGGGCCAcgtaaaataacaatgaatcaTCATTGTCTTGAAAATAATAGTGtctatgattaaaattaaatcatttgttATAGTAATAACATACCCATACACAATTATATCGTGAAATAGtcatttaatagatatttgatGCATACAAATAGTTTTCTATCAAATCCTTTCATAATATCTTGTGAAAGCTTAATGTAATCTTGGAACATCTTGACGTTTTAGGGAGATACACTTCATATAATCTGTTCCTTATGCAAGCTCGCCAAATTCCGAAATATCGTAATCAATATTCGAACTTCATCGTGTGTTTCTTGctcttcacgcaaaaactgctgaatcgattgcaacgaaatttagtacgtagatagctgaacaactggaataacatataagcaatttttatcccgatattcttacgggatacggacttatgccggtcaaaccgcggggcgcagttagtacaTCATAAAGcgtttttaactttaaaaataaataataaacttcaaATTATCTTCCTTACAGGTAGATGTGTCACGCTCCTTCTGTTCTTAGCCCTAACAATCCTTTACTCAGCCTACTGTGCGAACATTGTGGTACTACTCCGAGCACCGAGCTCGTCAGTCAGAAGCCTTCCGGATTTGCTTAACTCCCCTCTGAAACTTGGTGCCAGCGACTTTGAATACAATCGGTATTTCTTTAAGGtgattaatgtaaataattatactgttAAGCTTAAGAAATCTCCAGCTGGTTTATTAAtctgttaaaataacattgcttGTTAATttcctcaattttttttattttagaagtcAACGTCACTACAAGCGACAATGTGCCTCTAgtaccatttatttataatttcaatagagTTATTTAGCATTGCATTTGCCtagaaacaaattaacaaatacaaacatatacaatttaaCCAATATTGAAGTAAccttatgtaaaatatttcattagtaAACAACATAGTCAAACGTATAAACCATTGAAAACAAAGTAATTCACAATAAtcgttatttgttaatatttgattttccTCAATAAGTTATCCGAATACATTAAACACTATGTTTCACGATTTATGACGTAAAATGtaggaatttattaaataataatcaataaattcttAGTAAGCCTCGAACAATGTTTTTTACAAGGACATAGCTTTAGCCATGTTTCTAGTtggaattataaattcataattcctaagtttaaattcaatttaaaaatcaaattcaaattattgtcGCCTAGTTATGGGAATATTAAAGAAACTATTTCGAATGCTTGTAGCTAGTGCCGGTGGCAGATACCTGCTAATTCATAAGATATTTACTTGTATATATAGCtaggaataataattatcttgtgcttaatacaaaaacatatggataaacaaagttatttaattgtaacataTAACATACTGCCTACTATAGACGTAACAAATGCTTTATTTCCACAGAAACTGAATGATCCAATCAGAAAAGCAATCTATGACAAGAAGATAGCTCCCAAAGGGAAGAAACCTAACTTCTACAGCATGAAGGAAGGCGTGGAGAAAATTAGAAAGGTTAGGGTCAATAACACAAACATGTTTTCGTCTATATCGAATATTGTACGTGTTATTATAACTTAGATGAGTTggagtaatatttattgttaaaagtatgaaacagaataaataatatgctttTGCATTATTGGAATAAACCGTAcgtcttataattttttaaatttttattgaagtttatataattatctttgATGTTCAAATGACGACCCTTATCAATATTGTCATTACTGATGAAGAAGTTTGCTCTCATAGtaacaattacatacattttttacattattttcatctTCACACCGAAATATAAGTGAGGGATTGGTTTTAGGGTCTTTTCGCATTTCACatggaattgaacccagggtACAGGCTGATACAGGAAACCTACCAAGAGGAAGAAAAGTGCGACCTGGTTGAAATTGATTACATTAACGAAATTGATCCGTGGGTGCCCGGTCAAAAGAGATCCCCGTATAAggacttatttaaaatcaagtaagttatttattgcattagcattttatcttttcatataaatataaaataggtaattaatttaaatcttatttaataaaagcaaagTACCTACTTTATACACTTTTCAGTTGGTTAAATAACTAAAGAaagttatttaacaattttttatcttatcttttttatagGAGAGTGAAGACTATTATTTTCAGGTggcttatttatttgaattttttgttacttgttataataataaaaacataatttctatatacaaattttgtacCTACACTTTATGAGCCTattgaatgtaaaattgatattggAAAAGAGAAactatagatttttttaccggctcttctctgtagaaactgctttccgaaccggtggtaaatgttacaaTGTTATAACCGTGTTacgacgattcaaaagtgcttctatgagaagtctaattaaaacataaattgagtttgagtttgataacataactttttatattgtgatcagcttcatcaaaatccgcgAAACTGGCATCCAATCGAACATCCACCATCGCCTACATGTAGGCAAGCCTCGTTGCTCCGGTTCGATCTCTGCTTTCAGCAGTGTTGGCATTACTGACATGTATCCAGCTATAATAGCCACGCTGTATGGGATGCTGCTAGCCCCTGCTGTGCTTGTCCTTGAGATCATGTATAAGAGATTGTGAGTTGATGTACCTTATTTTGAAGTCTTGTCTTTTGTACTTGAGTGTTAAAATGTTCTTTAACATACATTTACACACTatcataacaaaacaaataatatattagaggctgattataaaactaattataaaaacacctTTAGAAATTACAATAGAACATGGACTAttagctatttaaataataacttacacATATCACGGGTATAACATCAcaggtggccgagaggctaggcgttgctacggttaggcaagaaacgcaggttcgaatcctgcctcgtgatcaaattttttctattcttccaaaatttctcaacttacacattttaataatattaataggaattaggattattttaacaaaatatacaatagtgACATTGCCgttgaaatacaattatttacaacgGAGGATCGTACAACAGtcaaaaaagaagaaaaaataaaggtgctatatatatgtatggcCAAGATTTAACGTTTCCGTAATTCATTGAAGTTTAATTCTTTTGtcaaagtataaaacaaagtatcTTTCCAAGTAACATGTCCACCTGTTCCATCGTCTGTGTGcctgtatatgtatgtaatgtatatatgtgtaatgtaatacttttatatttaaacataagcAACATATTTCTAtgggttttattatatatatcatgtattcattcattttttctTGTCATTTTTTCTTTCAGGATGGTGGTAAGGCAGAATAAATTAGCAAAAAGCATAGAGTTTTCAACATAAATCTATTACGTTTAATTTAAGGTAAGTAGATGTTGTGACAAAAAATTAGAAGATATCTGATACCAAATTTGTGTAACTttctgatttattatatataacgaaGCAAGCAATTCAATGCACCGCGATAAATTTCGATGGCATTGCcaagaaattaatttctgtTGTATGtatcattattgtataaaacgaaataaagcttaaatcttaaacataatattacaaacaacaaAGGTACCGATTATTCctataattgtatttgttatgtaaACCAACATTATAGGATTCGTTCAATTAATTACCCCTAATTTCGATAGAAAGCGTTTGTTCCGTGAACACAAGCTTAATACTGTGGAATCGTTTGGGAGAATTGTAATTTTAGCATAATTTACTTAGTAGCAGAATACTAAGTAAACAAGTGTTTTTACTTCAATACAAGAAAATCATTGAGTAATACTACACAGTAATTGAgttttaatcgaaataaatattcattggaaataattttgttttattgtaacgTAGATCCTTTCACGTTCTGCTAATATCAAcgtcttaaaataaatctcaacCATGACATTAAGTAACAAACAGACATGTATCCCTAATTTTATCggtattttgattattaaataatgtaaatgcaAATATGAGCTTTCGTATAATGCGAGGGTTAGCACTAATTATTTAGCTCAAATATTAACTAAGGAAGTGGGTTTATAAGGCGCTcctaaaatacaaattttatttgcctACGAGTGCTTGAGAGAAGCATTATgaaaccatttattttatggattTTACTACATAACACCGTTTTTGGTCGAGATGACTTTATATTTGGTTTTATCAAAGATTACATACGAAATGAATTGGCCCCGACTGTCTTGGCTTATGATTTATGTTGGAATGAGGGTaagtttagaaaatataaataatagcgAATCACTTAGTTTATgtggaataaattaatgactcTTGAGTCATTAAATATAGGTGTGAAAATCACAAGAACTACGCGACTAGAGCGGCGAGCTACGTtagtaacatatttta
The Zerene cesonia ecotype Mississippi chromosome 14, Zerene_cesonia_1.1, whole genome shotgun sequence DNA segment above includes these coding regions:
- the LOC119831945 gene encoding ionotropic receptor 75a-like, with protein sequence MSISGLKLFDCIHLNAVQMIPLFILNEGKPTSVLLPKLCWKNSDLKTLTEKLYEISTSVGYGIQPNRSDYFVHSVLFIADLSCSKTSEFLNKASKQGYFKSPYRWLLLDQNGNSDLRILNDLDMPINSDVVVAKMIDPNQFLFIEAYKISETSHVIFSTRGTWLASKMKLSDNFNNSLISYGHNDSYNAVAKNIKLGVIKYYTEEKILSRRRRNMQKQPLTMANVITDSNETRKHLDDRLYLHQDSITKMSYMVVKICFEMLNATEKLLFTHTWGYKDKNGNWQGIVDHLLKKEADLGTLTIFTQERMKVIDYIAMVGSTAVRFVFREPPLALLQNIFTLPFTGAVWVAIFVCVLSCALFLYITSKWEATVGMHPMQLNGSWADVLILIIGAVLQQGCTLEPRYAAGRCVTLLLFLALTILYSAYCANIVVLLRAPSSSVRSLPDLLNSPLKLGASDFEYNRYFFKKLNDPIRKAIYDKKIAPKGKKPNFYSMKEGVEKIRKGLFAFHMELNPGYRLIQETYQEEEKCDLVEIDYINEIDPWVPGQKRSPYKDLFKINFIKIRETGIQSNIHHRLHVGKPRCSGSISAFSSVGITDMYPAIIATLYGMLLAPAVLVLEIMYKRLMVVRQNKLAKSIEFST